The DNA region TTTGCTTCAGATGTTAACGCTGTCGACAGAGAGGTTTCTGAAGATCCAGAGGGAGGCACCGGCCGAGTTCCAGCAGTACCTTGTGCAGGTCACCAAGTACCAGGCGGCAAAGAGCTGCAAGGTAAACTAACTGAAAGCGTTCACGTATCATTACAGTTTTCGTATCACAAGTTTGTGTGCAGGGAGTACTGCAATGCTAACGAAGTTCATGGATGTGGTTTCAGGCATGGATCGTGGGCAAGTGGCTGTCGCCGATGGAGCAGCGGTGGGCGCCGCCGGGCACGCACTTCCACCAGTTCGTGGTGCCGCCGATCATCGGGTTCCGCCGGGACTGCACGTACGGCAAGCTCGCCGCCATGAGGCTCCCCAAGGACGTCGAGGGCCTCGGCTCCTGCGAGGTACGCAACAGCGCCGAAAGGAACCGACCGAGCTGTTCGCCACGCGCAATACAATGCGCACTTGCTAACTCTGGCATGGGACATGCAGTACACGATGGAGCGGGGGGTGGTGCACGCGTGCCACGCCGGCGGCGTGGTGCACTGCCTGGAAGGGTGGGACCACCACGAGGTGGGCGCCATCGACGTGGACCGGATCGACGTCGTGTGGAAGGCGGCGCTCAAGCACGGCCTCACGCTGGCGTGAGCTCGCCGGCGACAAAGCGACACGGCCGCGGCCCGGCCGGAATAACACGTGTGTTACGTGTACCACAGAGTTGGAAGCCCGGTTCACATATAGTACTGTACTAATATTGTACGGACGGACGGATACTGCGATTAATGGCAGGACGCCATGGGTTTCTCCACGACTCCGAAGTCGTCCTTGATCTGTGTTGTCCGTTGGGCTCTGAAACGAGCCATTGCCTATTCGATCTCGGCGGCTGGATCGGCTCAGCCTCCTCGCGTTTCGAATCGTGAAACTCACGGgagattttatatattttttatttttaaactaaaaaattgCGGTCATAATACCAACTAACCGTTTGGTTTACTATTCCGACGTCAATCCTCCATCAGCATCCCGACATCAATCCTCCAtcagcatcagcagcagcatTCGATGGGTATTGCGATATCAATATCTCAAATAGTCAAATACAATCAATCCTaaaaatatatctatatatCGCCCACTAAACAAGCGACCGGTTATCATGCTTGTCCATGCTGACACGCTACGTGAATCTATCGCATTAgatttataatattttaaaatagatagatatatatatatatatatatataattttttttaaaaaaataaaaaaattcgaaCTTACAGCCCAATTTTGTGGAGCTAACTAAATTTTGTTCCGTTCGATAAGAGTTGGGCCGGCCCGTCGTTGCCAGCAGCAGAATATGGACGGCCCGTCGTTGCTGGTTTTGTTCCATACTTCCGTTTCGGCAGCAGATGGCCCAGTCAATAAAAAGTTGTCGATAAAAAGTTTGGCAAGTAAAAAGGAGATTCCCTGGTAAAGCTGGCTTAAGTGAGGAAAACCGTCTTTGGTAATTGAAATGCTAGACCTTGCAAAAAAAGCTCTAGTACTGTGATTCCCTTTGATTGTCATGAAAAGAACCAGGAGTTTTGGCTAAAAAGACGAGAAAGCGACACTGACCGGATAGCCAGTCCTCCTGACAGCAACTTATCTGTGACTAGCAAGTTACCGGCGAGGCAGGACTCAGGAGCACCACATGTGCGATCAGTCACATTCAGCATGCTGCACCTTCCAAACATTGAATTTCACCAAACCTGTCTTTACCTCACTTTTACTTCGTATTGTGTTGGGTGTGATTGGTTGATAGAATCTTTTCTAATCTAGTCCGATGAATATCTATAATTTTCGAAAAAATGTGTTTGTTGCTCACCGTCATTGTTTTAACCTGTCCTGACGAATTTAAATATATGATATCATCTTCACATGAGAGTAAAGCTAGATTCACTCCGCAGTCTGACCCCGCGAATGAAGTCTTTGTATCCACTCATGCAGTCGGATTCACTTGTcaatataaaaaaacatattaatACAAGTAAtcaatcataatctcaactTTTACATCCACTCATACGATCTTAGATTCAattaaccaaacagaaaatcagATTTCTCTATCCAGACAGATATAACTAACTATATACTTTTTTTCAATGAATATGACTCCACTCAATCTACTTTTTATCAACATGCTTATACGATATAACTGTATGAAGAAcaaacacacccttttagtttGAGGCACTGTCTAACACAGGCAATACACGTTTACTCACACATGATTTTTCAgcagtttttttttaccttaaAACTTCTTTCGTAGCCGTAACAGGTCACACATCTTTTACAGTCACGCCATTGTCagaagaaggaaaggaaaggaaaccAAGATCTTTGCACTTCATTTGCTGCACTAACGGACAATGTTTCTTTCGAACCGATGGCCTGAGCCCTGATGAATGCTGAAGCGTCAAGGCAACAAAAGTGCCAGAAATGTTTCGTCACCTGGAGAAAGGCCAGAACCTCTCTGACCTGTCATCCGTCGCCTCCACTTCATACGCACCGCCGCTGCTGTAATCGGCAATCCATCTTCCTCCAGTATCGACTTCCCGTCATGAACTCGTCAAACCGGAGCTCGCCGTTTCTATCCCGGCTGCATACAAATTATTCATGGTCGTGGCAAGGGAAATCACCGTACCGCTAGCAATTTATCTTCAGTTACTTGTCAGATTTACATCTCAATAATCTGTATGCAGCAACTGGACAGCTGGTCCTGTGACAGTGTGCTATGATTATGAAGGTCTTTACTCGTACCATATCCTCATGCTGTGATAGATGGTTCCCAATCTATCCTGTGGTAACCAAACGATTTAGCCCGTGCTGGTGCTGCTTTTAGAGAGGTCAAGAACTTACTCCATTTATCTTTTGTTTCCTACCGTATTGTTTTCTGTCTAAGGGAATTTAAATGTAATAATGCAGCTCATGTTTTATGTCATGATGCATGACTAATAGCGTGTGTTTGTAAGTTAGAATAAAATGATTTAATTCTctatttttagataaaaataaaaataaaacaactCACTCAAATACTTTCGGTatattcatatttttatcttacgaatttctaaatatctaactctaaaaattcttataGCTACATCTGTGTCAAACATAGTCTTTAGCTACTAACGGGAGCCCAAAATGTGACTAGATCTAATCCCAAACTATGTAACTAGTGTGGTGGCCGATGTTCTCTCCGTGCAGTTAACAGAATCCTAGTGTTTCTAGTTAAAAAAACTATTCCTATCAAATTCCTGAAATTTTGGAAGTATAAAATATTACGTGCAACAAAGCCAAACCGCACATGCGATCCAACTTTCCAATGTTCACCTgtgaatttttgttttttttaaaaaaaaacaccggACAACCAGACAAAAAGGAAGAAGCCGAAAAGGGAGCACCCTTTCCAAGTTCAAAATTCGAAATCCTACTGAAGCCAAGAACCACCACCCACCGTCGTCGCCGCCCGCAAAAGCGCACGCCCCGCCTCGTCCCAACTCGCAacgcccccaccccaccccaccccgaGAAGCAGACGAATCCAAACGCGAGCGGCGGCCATGGTGCGTTGCAGCAACGGCCTCCTGGGCCTCCTCAACGCGTGCGTGCTGGTGCTCGCCGTGGTGgccctcggcggcggcgcctggcTCAGCCACCGTGCCTCCACCACCGACTGCGAGCGGTTCCTCGAGCGGCCCATCATCGCGCTCGgggtcctcctcctcgcgctcTCCCTGGCGGGCCTCGCGGGCGCACTCTGCCGCGCGTCCTGCCTGCTCTGGCTCTACctcctcgtgctcttcctcctcatcgtcctcctctTCGCCTTCACCGTCTTCGCGTTCGTCGTCACCAACCGCGGCGCCGGATGGGTCGTCTCGGAAAGGGGTTACAAGGAGTACCGCCTCGGGGACTACTCGACCTGGCTGCAGCGGAGGGTGGAGAACGCGCAGAACTGGGCCAAGATCCGGAGCTGCCTTCAGGGCGGCAAAGTCTGCGAGAAGCTTGGGGCCAGGAAGGAGACGCTCGGCCAGTTCGTCAACAGTAACCTCTCCCCGATCCAGGTACATCGAATCCTCAGTTCTCCTCGCCCGAAATACTCCTCTCCGGGTTATTGATTGCTACCGAGGATTTTTGGGGGGGATGGAGATTTGTTGGAATTTTATCTGTTTTGTGTTTTACCTTGGATGGTGGAATAGTGCGTTTAGCTTAAACAATTTGTCCccagtagtttttttttttttgcggggaaATGCTGGAGTAGATTGATTTTGCGAGATAAAAACTTTTTGATTGGTTGATTCACATAGATGTATTAGCTTGTTGGGATCTCGTCAGTGATCATAATTTTGGTGGATTCCGAGTCATTTGCGGAGGAACGTGAGCCTGTCGATTTCCGGTTTTTGTTCTGTTGTTAGAATTCACAAGGTTACTATGATGGGGGACAGGCTTATCTGTTAGAGCACATGGAATCGGTACGGTTCGGTGAATTTTGCACAGGACCCCTACGGGCTACAAGAATTATTTCACGAGTTTGTGCATGTGACATTTCAGCTCGGAGGAACATATGCTCCACGATTCATATGCTGCATTGTCCATCAATTTCtgtattcttcttgcattctgtttggctgccTGACTGGGGCGATTGCAGTTGCTTTGTGTCTAGAGTTTTCATTTTCAGACTGCATGGCATGATTGCACAAGTTGATTGGTAAATAATAGTGCACGATTCAGGCATGTCTGTGTAAGTGACTAGTATAACTATGCAAGTATATTTATCTGTTTATGATGAATTTACACCACTAGATTTCGCGGCGATttaggctgctgctgctgctgcaattcGGTAACTATCTTATTGCACATTATTCTGATGAAGGAAAAGCCATGTGATagaaatttcatattttttatcagGATTTAGGCGAAATTTCGTGAATTTTGGTAATTTTGATGGTGAACGAAATATtttattctgaaattttttttcactgagATGTGAGACCCACGGAGCAGAGGACGAAAAATGACCGAGATTTCGGCAAAATTTCGCGAATTTCGGTCTTTTCGCCgatgaatgaaaaaaattgtaaaacaaaattaaaatccctgTTTTTTATCGCCTTAGTGAACGGTAATTTGCGCTGTTGCGTCTGGGGATATGCTGTTCTTCTGGAATTTAAACCTCTTACATTCATCTATCAATTAGACAGATAGTGACTTACTGAGATGGTAGTTTTACATTTGCTAGGGGTGTTTCCTTTAGATTGTCATGTTAGCTTCCAGTACACGACGTGGCTTTTGAAAGTCCATTGCCTATTACTTACGACAGTATGGATTTTAAGCGTAATCCACTAATGCTAAACTTATTTTGGCCTTCATAAGTACCATTTTACTACCTGCAAGTATTCTGGCACCTGTTATTTGGAGCTTCGGCCATTTATAGGAATTATTTATTTTTGCCACACAATATACTAATATTTGAACTCTTGGCACGGCTCTGCATAACACTAGCTATTATATGGTACGTGGAGCAGGCATACTCTTACATGCAGACCATTATCCATTTTTTATATTCACAGAATCAGTGTCTATTTCAGCCTTGACGGAGCTGAATGTTGGTTGAGATTTAAAGCATTGTTTCAATTTTGTCTGCAACCTCCAAAGTGTTGCACATGAACTAACATCCAATTCCAGCCGTTAGCTTTCTCAAACACCATTTTGTTTGACTACGTTTATGTAATGTCCCGTAATCGATGATCCCCTTGCGAATGAATACATGGATAGTGTATTCGCGACGTTTCCGTTGTTGTGAGTTTTACTCAATCTATAATCATATCGTTACAGCCCAGAGCCAAATTCTACTCTACTGAGTCCCGCTTTGCTTGAGCATTAGACATTTTCATCACTATAAGAGCCGTGTTTCCAGCAGCTAACGCATCTGTCTTCTGTCCAGTCTGGATGCTGCAAGCCACCAACCGGTTGCAACTTCACCTACCAGAGCGAGACCGTCTGGATCAAACCTGTTGGCCTCAACACCACCGACGACCCTGACTGCAGCACATGGTCGAACGATCAGACCGCGCTCTGCTACGACTGCATGTCGTGCAAGGCAGGCGTGCTCGCCAACCTGAAGAACGACTGGAAGAAGATCGCCACCGTCAACATCATCTTCCTGATCTTCCTCATCGTCGTCTACTCCGTCGGGTGCTGCGCTTTCAGGAACAACAGGCAGGACAACTCGTACCCGGCCTGGAAATGAGATTCGTGGCAATGTATAGGTTTACTAGGCTGTGACTGTGTTCCTTGCTGGCGTTTGGATCGTTCCTGTGTCAAGCGCCACTACCATCCTGTGTTGTGTCAACCGTCACAGGTGTTTGTTTGCCCGGATTTGTCCCAACCTGACAGTAAATGCTTATAATTTTAAGGAGATGTATGTTTGGTTATATATATCTATTGTTTCAAATCGACTCTAAAATCCCATCAAAAATGGCTGTTCGGGATagcccggatacttcggatAAATCTGGATACTTCGGGTTTAACAGGAGAAAACTTATtaaattgtattaaaaaattgttagaGTTTAGGTGCAAGTTGGGTCTAGAATTATTTGGATATcgcatatatatgtttatatagCATAGATTGTTGTGCGAGTCAAATCGCTAGAGagaaattttttagaatgtCTAAGTCTGTccctgtcggtgatatgggaaccaggagtccccgagtcctgaggccaggacagcataATGCCACGTGACACCATCTCTCGGGGACTACCTCCctgaggcccgagaagacccagttccgggaggggtgttCGAggtcatgaacagtagtccccgagtacccgagaaggcagttccgggagaggacgctcggggccatgaacagtggttcccgagtaccagagttccccgaggacccgagaagacacagtttcgggagaaggtgctcgggaccataaacagtggtccccgagtacccgtaattccctgaggaccgagaagagatgtttctgggagagggtgcttggagctatgaacagtagtccctgagcacccagagttccccgaggacccgagaagccccttgccggtggaccccacaagggctcagcggtgaggtgtcaactggtgagaggccgatgctgcatttaagagggagcgtggcttgtcacttctaaccactccccccacgcctgttgtcagtccctgccaccacctggcagggaggcgtggggacatttaatgcaacgggtcccatcgcgcgtcatcctgCGCGGCTTGGaaatatcgtcgctgggctcgaggcatatcgcttgccgccctgctgtgtcaggcctgctctgactgggcgggcacgcggggttgctcggtggctgcccgatggacccccctgctgcacccactaaaaggtggcatgatgggcgacaggaccggccgaggacgcattttcaacccccgtaatatcaaactgcagccctataatggttgctttccatttatagctcatggggactcgtgccctcctttctgcgcacgccaagcctccccggCGGGATAAAAGGGGGAGCGCACCCCGGAGAAGAAGACGGACTCAGACAAGCCAACAAAGTGAGGACACACAAGTCCCAGAATCACGACATACAAAGCACGAAGCCGAGCACAAGCTTAGAGAGATCAGCGCTTggagaccgaagctctagacttagacaaaaatccttgtaacacaagagatccagagaaagacatTCCTAGAGCATATATAGCATATACACAGGAGTATGGTATTACGCTTCGTGCagtccgaacctatctaaaatcccttagcatttactcccactagcatcTGATCATCTGCCCCACCTATATCTCTCATACTTGCATTAATTTCATGTACGAGGtaaattcagaatcatcccctggcCGAATttcaaaggggatccctcaggatccccgcttgaggagttcatcctccgacagccccACTCGGATAATTCAGGTAAGcccggaggttctgggttaAACTGGTGgatttaaccgagcaccctcccCCGGAGCCTCACCTGGAGTGTTCGgtacaacccggatagtccggaccaacccggaggttccgggttaaatCGAAAATAGCTAACAGAGAACCCTCTCCCGGAGGTTGGCCCGGAggctccggaacccggatactcctaGTCAACCCGTATACTTTGGCCTCCTGATATTTTTCTAACTTCGTTTAGATCGCTTAGTGTGATATTAATTCGTGTGTCTTGCACATCTAACATGTTTTTATGCAttttgtggcatgcattgttgcacttcaatcatactcatcattgcacgcgttcttctcTAGTGAGCGGAGAATCGGCGCATGACCCGGTGGTGATTGAAGACGACACCCATCTCCCCGAATTTTGCGACTGTTGCGCGGGTGGCATAAGACAAactccagagcagcaaggcaagcatctaagcatacttatcgcaatactttggatctcgtatggtataaattgataaatatgccttatgtatgtatgcatgagtTTGAATCGATGTCGGAATacggtgggtagaacctatgtagatgcatgatcttttccttcaattgttgttgatccatatccttgtagcccgggcataatcatgttaatgtctaacttaaaacgTGATACAAGTTGCTTAGTATCGCATAGGTTtacagtagaagtcgagcggtaaaatgtttcatcgttcgcaagcataggcttaataattacttacacaatgatattgatgatgagttgatgagtGGTGCACATGAGaggagatgtgagcggtgttaggggtatcatctgccctggaggaggttcTCGGGGTAGTTTGGGGAAGGAGCtcggataccgtagaccgctttgcatcggttaagcactgaTCGTTGGCCGCCGTTGGCTTAaacacttaccgtactcaccatatgccgatctaatggtaaggcgagccgaatacctttgtagctgtgatcatttgagcccgaacatcgatggtgtgagcggacgggcttggaAGAGGTATCtggtttgctccgggagtagttctagatatctccgcgccgagcgatgcatgtatcaaatggttggggcttattgggaaaggttgtcacgagtacccccttatatgaactttagcgggtggcacaagccgaatgatcctcgtgtcgtgtgggtaaaggaatATCCCCATGCAGGGTGTacaaacatttcaaaatgccgcactctcggtcatgagcatgccttctgtccatgcgcaccatcgtagagttcCGTTGTAGATTGTGACTGGTTATGTTGATTATGGTGGagatggttcgtgttacatttatgttcgtTATGGTTCTAGTTACAATTATGTACAGTTGGTCTTTGCAGGGTATAGTGGTATTATTattagttaagtttaggtgcttacacatgtatgtgtcaagttgtttttgcatgtaaattttacttaaccatgtggtcgttttcttgctaacatctaaatgtatgatccttggagtcgggctaatTATAAGTTGcccattatgaattaagtcttgcgagtaccttcgtactcagctgctttACAGGTTTcacaggtgaggaggagttggtctttggctacttcatgcctgccgagggtggtggcgggcatgagtagtgcatcctactctgttggcgtgcttttgtgatggagcctaagggcatgtggcttcatcctgcttttgttgtatagttttagtctttcgctgcgtagtttcttttgcagATTAGGAGTTGAGTAGGTTTTAGTCTCTTCCTAGctttcttttgctgtaaattgtaataacttggtaatccttaagaatttgtaatgtagtttaattacttgttttttcttaagctgtgttgtgatgccatatgttgtaaaggtatgtgttccgatcctggaaATAAACACGTGTCGGAACTACCGAAATGacattctggttaatcatcgagattgtgattgtgaataatgatcctcctgatgattaaccagaatattatttgaacggtTCCCCCACAGCTGGTATTAGAGCTTAGCTTAAGGAAGTAGCAGATGCTTAGAACGTAGGTTAGCAAGTGTGTTTAACCCATTAAagcaactcactaaattttcttttatggctcctcatgattaatatgaacgaacttgctatattatgcccctaagtataatgAATGTTTGAGTGATGCacatttgcttgtttgcttatgCATTGTGTCTTTTCCTTTTATGCATTGGATAATTATGTTGCATTGACGCATCCCGATAGCGGTCAATATCgagggctcaaccagtgcgaggtaggggcccGGTGTGTCCCGTACGGTgatggtacgggaagtgaatacgtggGCAACCACGTAAGAAATGTCGCTTGTGCGGTGAGTGGCACAAGCACCGTTCgcgcgaagggtgatgattgatGATTTTTATATATGCGTACTTGTGATGATTATGGGGAGAGATGCATCCGGGAAAGAAACGTGAAGATAAGAGTCAAGCATACTTTCATGTTCCATTGTTGTCTTGCACCATACCCTTGAGCAtgcatttttccttttcaagGTCTAAGTCTAAGATTTTGTCCAAATCACTTGCTATTGTTATCCGACTAATACTACTTCGACATGTCGGAATTTGACTTTTAGCTTTGTGTCTTATTGTCACCATAGGATGAGAACCTATGGCACTTTGGGAGAACTTTCCGAGGCttcgaatgagaacaaccctccgccGTCTCCA from Phragmites australis chromosome 8, lpPhrAust1.1, whole genome shotgun sequence includes:
- the LOC133927144 gene encoding tetraspanin-8-like, yielding MVRCSNGLLGLLNACVLVLAVVALGGGAWLSHRASTTDCERFLERPIIALGVLLLALSLAGLAGALCRASCLLWLYLLVLFLLIVLLFAFTVFAFVVTNRGAGWVVSERGYKEYRLGDYSTWLQRRVENAQNWAKIRSCLQGGKVCEKLGARKETLGQFVNSNLSPIQSGCCKPPTGCNFTYQSETVWIKPVGLNTTDDPDCSTWSNDQTALCYDCMSCKAGVLANLKNDWKKIATVNIIFLIFLIVVYSVGCCAFRNNRQDNSYPAWK